The Herpetosiphonaceae bacterium genome contains the following window.
CGAGTAGCACGATCGCGCCGAGCAGCGAAACCAGGATTGCGCCGAGATCGAGCGGGTCCTGGTTAATGGATGGCTGACCGAGCAGTGCGCTAAACAGCCACCCGCCCAGGAGCGCGCCGATGATGCCGACGATGATGTTCAGGATAATGCCCTGCTGGGCGTCCGTGCGCATAATGATGCTAGCCAGCCAGCCGACGATACCGCCGATGATAAGCCAAATAATGAGTCCCATGATAATTCCTCCCTTAGGTTCTGCGCTAGGAGTGGGAACATCCCACTCACAGGTTGCTATCGTCTAAAGCAGAGAGCGTGCCACGCTTTCTGCCAAGGGGGTGCGAAACTAGACTCGCCGTCGACCTGTCACCATGCCAACCAGGAAGAGCAGGATACATGCGCCGATGATCGCCGTGATCCAGCTACCGATGTCCCAGAAGCCATAGGGTTCGGGATCGCCTGAAATCATTCCCCAGAGGAAGCCGCCGATAAACGCGCCGACGATGCCGACGATGATGTTCAGTAAGACGCCCTGTTGTGCATCGGTGCCCATGATCTTGCTGGCAATCCATCCAACCAGACCACCGAAGATCAGCCAGAAGATAATCCCGCCCATGTAACGCCTCCCTTAGTGTGAGATTGACTGACATCGTTGTTGCGACGTATCGCTGCCAGGATATATGGCATAAAGCGTGCCAGGACCGCAGTACGATGCTATGAGTATCTTTTTTTGTGGGCGTGTGAGTACTCCCTGAGCCATGCTATACTGCGCTCTGATCGCCTACCAGAGCAGGCAGATGTTACAGGAGGAGTACATGGCACACGCGACGATTGGCGTGATCGGCGGGAGCGGGCTGTACGATATGCCGGGCCTGACCGACCGCGAAGAGCTTGAGCTGACGACGCCCTTCGGCTCGCCCAGCGACCGGTTTGTGCTGGGCACGCTGGCCGGTCAGCGCCTGGCGTTCTTGCCCCGGCATGGGCGCGGCCATCGCCTGCTGCCCACCGAGGTGCCGAGCCGTGCGAATATCTATGCCTTCAAGGAGCTGGGCGTGCAGCGGCTGATCTCGGTCAGCGCCGTAGGCAGCCTGCGCGAAAAGCTGCCGCCGGGCCGCATGGTCGTCCCCGATCAGCTCGTCGATCGCACCAAAGGCGTGCGCCCATTCACCTTTTTTGGCGCGGGCGTCGTCGCGCATGTCACCTTCGACCAGCCGTTCTGTCCTGAGCTGCGCGAGGCGCTGTGTGAGGCGATCCGCGAGACGCAGCAGGCGGTCGAGGAGCGCGCCACGCTGTGTGTGATGGAGGGTCCGCAGTTCTCGACGCTGGCAGAGTCAGAGCTGCACCGGCGCAACGGCTTCGATCTGATCGGCATGACGGCGCTGCCGGAGGCCAAGCTGGCCCGCGAGGCCGAGCTGTGCTACGCCACGCTGGCGCTCGTCACCGACTATGATTGCTGGCATCCGCACCACGACAGCGTCACCGTCGATGCGGTCGTGCAGGTGTTGCAGCAGAATGTCAGAAACGCTCAGGCAGTAGTTGCCGCGCTGATTCCGCTGCTGGCCGACGCGCCCGGCTGCAAGTGCGGCAGCGCGCTGCAAAACGCGATCATGACTCCCGCGCATCTGATCCCGGCGGAGACTCGCGAGCGCCTGCAATTGTTGATTGGACAATACCTTGGAGCGTAGCCTGTGACCGCGACCGGCCCGATCTCGCCGAAGCTGGCCGTGGCAATCGCAGTTTTTGTCGCCGGGCTGGTGCTGCTGGCGCTGGCCGTGCCGCTGGCTGTGCTGCTTTCGAGGCGAAGGCGGCAGACGCCAAGCCAGGATTATGCCGTGCGGCTGCTGCGCAATAGCGCCGTGCCGTTTGCGATCCAGTTGATCAACCAGGCGATCAACTTTGGCTTTGGCCTGGTGCTCTACCGTATGCTGCTGCCGACGGCAATCGCCGATTTTGTGTTTGCCGCCTTCGTGACGACGATGCTGCTGGCGACGATCGCTGAGTGGGGCCTAAATATCTACCTGACCCGCGAGGTGGCGCGCAGCTCCACGGCGATCGAGCAGACCTTTGGCACGGCGCTGCTGATCCGATTCGTGCTGGCGGCGGTGGTCATTCCCGCCAGCGTGCTGATCGTGCTGAGCTACAACGGCTTGCAGGCGGCGGGGCTGATCGAGTACGGCTTCGATCGCGAGGGCCTGTTGCTGATGCTGATCCTGGCCTGCACCGTGCTGCCGGGCGCGTTCAGCGCGGCGGTTTCGGCGCTGTTCATGGCGACGGAGCGACCGATCGTGTCCGCCGTAGTGAATCTGCTGACCAATATCGTGAGCACGCTGCTCAAGATCGGGGCGCTGGTGCTGGGCTGGGGCGTGCTTGGTGTGGCCTGGGCGGCGCTCGCGGCGACGATTGCCAGCGCTGTGCTGTTCGGGGTGCTGCTGCTGCGCAACTGGGGCGTGCCCCGGGTGCGCTTCGACCGCGCGCTGGCTGGCACGATGCTGCGCGCTGGCTGGCCGCTGATGCTGAATAGCCTGCTGCTGGCGGTCTTCTTCCGCTTCGACGTGGCGATCATCAAGGCGTCGCGGGCGGTGGAGCTGGCGGCCTACGATGCCGCCTACAAGTACATCACGCTGACGCAGATCTTGCCGCCGATCGTGATCAACGCGGTCTTTCCGCTGTTTGCGCGGCAGGCCGCCACCGATCGGGCGGCGCTCCAGCGCGCCTACACCTATCTGGTGCGCCTGCTGCTGCTGCTGGCGCTGCCGATCGCGACTGGCGTGACGGTGCTGGCGCCCTGGCTGATCGCGATCTATGGCGCGGAGTACGTGGCGCTGGGCGCGCCAGCGCTGGCGATCTTGATCTGGTATCTGCCCCTGAGCTATGTCAACGGCGTGACGCAGTACGTGCTGATCGCGCTGGATCGTCCCCGCACCATCACCGTGTCGTTCGGCGCTGCCGCCGTGTTCAACCTCGGCTTCAATCTGGCCTTTGTTCCAGGCTACGGGGTGCAGGCGGCAGCGCTCGCGACGATGCTCTCGGAGATTGTGCTGTTTGTTCCGCTGTGGTGGGTGCTCCGCACCGAGATCGAGCCGCCAGCGGTCTGGCGTCTGGCCTGGCGTCCCGCGCTAGCCGCCGTTGGGATGGCGGTCGGTATGCTGGTGGCGGGGCAGATGCATGTTCTGCTGAGCATCCTGCTTGGCCCGCTGATCTTGTGGGGCCTACTGCTGATCGTCGGTGCGGTGCAAGAAGAAGATCGGCGTTTGGCAAGACGGGTGCTGCGCCGGGCCTAGTTGCGAGTTCCAAGACCAGGGATCAGGGTCAGGAATCAGGAGTTTCAAGTTCAACACGTCTGTTGTTCTCTGCTCTTGGTTCCGTTGTGCGCTGGGCGCCCATGCCAGGTGCCAGGCGGGTGCCAGACGGGTGCCCTCTGGGCATGGCACCCGCCTGGCACCCGGCTCCCTTGTTTTTGGTTCTTGGTGCTCCCTCGGCCTAGGCACAGACCGTTTGCAGGTGCAGTGGCAATAGCGGCTGCTTGGAAACCGCTGGCTTGATCGCGCGGCCCACCATATCGAGCAGTTCGTCGATGGTAAACGGCTTCAGCAGCAGTTGAGCGCCCAGCCGCAGAATGTCGGCCCTGTGATCTTCGCTCTGCTTGAGCGCGGCGGTGCAGATAATCGCCGGTAGATCGGGCCTCGTGATCTTACGGACCTGCTCAATGGCGATGATGCCAACCGCCTCGAAATCCAGGAGTAGGTCGGTGATCAGCGCATCGGCGTGCTTGGGCGCAATCTTCAAAAGCTCAGGCAGGGTTTCTGCCGCGACGACCCGGAAGCCTTCATCTTGCAACACTTCGCATAGCAAGCCACGGATAACCTCATCATCATCTAAGACTAGAATTGTGATACTCATGGCCGTTCTCCTTCGCCAGGCTCCAGATAGTCGGGTGGGACGTGGGGAGAATGTAGGGGTCGTTGCGACCAACTATAACAGAATGTATGCTGCATGTAAAGCGGTACGCCAACCCGCGCCCTTTACAGCAGCGGATACTGGGGCTGTATATCTCAGAGTGGGGGAGAATGCCAAGTTTGCTTAGACAGCTTGTTGCGCCGAGACGCCAAGCTGACGCAGGCAACGGTCAAGCTCGGCAAGCTCGAAAGGCTTGGGGAGCACAACGGTCGGCGCGATGTCCATCGTCGTGCCAATCTGCCGCTGCTTCTCGTTGGATCGCCAGGCGGCACTCATCAGCACCACCGGCAGGCGGCGTCCTGAGGGATCGCTCCTCAACTGGCGTAAAACTTCAAAGCCGTCCGTCTCCGGCATCATAATATCGAGGATCAGCGCTGCGGGCTGCACATCCTTGATGCAGCGGATCGCCTCGCGGCCATCGCTGCACACCGTTACATCGTAGCCCTCATCAATCAATACGTTCGACAACATATCGGCGAGTTCGCGCTGATCGTCGACGATCAAGATGCGCGTGCGTGGTGGTTGGACCTGCTCCGATTGGACTTTGCGAATGGGCATGGTTGGTTGTCTCCGAAGAGCTGCCGACCGCGACGTAGGCTACGCCACCGGTTGGACAGCAATACTGTGATCGAATACAGGCACAGCATCGTCGATGTGCCGGTACACCCTTTGATCCTTGGGCTACTGCGTTAGAAATCTGGTCGACCCTAGAGGAAGGGTCGACCATACGATGGTGTTGTTACAACCCAGCGTTGTGCTCGCGTTCTTCCAGCGAGGCGCTACCCCGCTCTGACGCTCGCAGTTCGTCCGTCGAGATGTCGGGATCTTTATCATACACCGAGCTTAGCAAGATGTCGAGTACTCCTGCCTGGCGGGCCGTGTCGATGGCCTGGTGCGTGATCAGCTCGCCGACGTTGAGGATGACCCGGTCCTGCGGGTCGAGGATCACCCGCGATACCGGACGGCCAAGCGCGTCTTTGATGCGGTGGTCGAGCGTCTGCTGCTCGGTGCGCGTCTGGAAGTCGTTGACCGAGGCTTTGACGCGATCCCACAGATTCCCGGCCTCGGCCCTGGTCTGCTGGGCTGTCGCCTGGACGCGCTCGCCGACTGATGTGGCGGTGGTGCTGGCGCTGGCTTGCGCGGCATCGCCTGTGGAGAGTCCGACCGCGTCCAATAGCTCCTGCTCTTTGTGATACGTGCGCGCCCGATCGATCACGACCTCGGTGACGATCTGGCTCGGCGCGGCGATAATCACCCCCTCATTCGTGCGCACCGCGCGCTGGGCGCGCCGCCCCCGCGCCTGCTCGATCGTGGTGCTCGCGACCGCTCCTTGGACGATCTGGCTGATTCCAGCGGTAAGGCGACCGCCCGCCGCCCGGTACAGCCGATCCAGCACGCCCTGGCGCTCAGCCTCTTCTGCCGCCAGCGGCGTGACGGACTGACCCTGCGCGACGAGCAGTGTGCCGTCGGGTGTCGCCACATCCTGAGCGACGCTCTTGCCGACGACGAACGCTTTTTGCTCCGCCGGATCGACCACGGTGTTCGTCAGCGAGGCTGAGGCACGTGCTGTTGTGTCTTCCAGGGTTTCGCCCGCGCTCTGCGCGGCGGCGCGAATGCCTCCCACCTGCTCCTCCATCAGGTCGGCGGTTTCAGGCGGCACGAACGCCACATCCTCGCCGATCTTGAGCGTCTGTGGCGCGGGCACGAACGACCGCCCGGAGTACGCATCGGCGAAGAGTCCGCCCGATACCTCGTAGCCCTCGACCGCGCCGGTCTGCTCGTCGAAGTAGAGATCGACCATCGTGCCGAGATCGCGTCCGTCGGTCGTCATGATTCTCGTGCCTCGCAGCACGTTGTTGCGCTCAAGAATCCGGTGAATCTCCGGCACCTGCACCGCATTCACCACCGCGTTCTTCGCGGGTACGATCACCGCGTCCGGCCCGATCGATTGGATACTTTGCAGCGGTAGCACGCGAGCGCTGCTGAACCAGCCGCCCTCATCGACCAGGAAGCCAAGCAGTTGATTATTGTTTTGATCGAAGAGCAGATCCTTGATGCTTTCACATTGCTCGCCGCTGTCGAACGCAACAACTGGCTTGCCCACTAGCTCTGTTCCTTTGCGCATCCCGGCTCTCCTTACGCTGCACCGAAATTCGGGATCAGGTTGATCAGACCGGCGTACTCGATCAGCACGAAGACAACCAGTAGTAATACAAGCAGCAACACAACATACAGACCCGTATTGGAGCGCTGTCCCTCTAGCCTCGGCATTTCCCTCTCCTCCTACGCGCCCAGCAATGGATATATCTGTGGTTCGCACGCAATTTGTGTGCCAATATCCGCCGGATTCGAGAGGATCGAGCGCGCTCAATCCAGCGTCATATTGTGCTCGTTGGCCCGCGCGGCGACGGCCCGAAAATCGCTCAGCACCAGCGCCCAGGCGGCATCGTAGGCGGCGGGATCGGCGGCCCGCAGCCGAATCAGGTACGAGGGATGGAACGTGGCGATCACGTCTTCGCCGTTCGGCCCTGTGAACCATTGGCCCCGCGACTCGGTGATTTTGAATTTTTTGTCAATGACCGCCTGCGCCGAGGGAGCGCCGATGCAGACTAAGATCTTGGGCTGCACGATCGTCAGCTCGCCGTCCAGCCAGATGCGGCATGCCTGGACTTCGCCCGCTTTGGGCGCGCGGTTCACTTTGCGCCCCCGCTCGTTGAGCGAGGTAGCCCAGTGTTTGATCGTGTTGGTAATCCACAGCTTCGCCCGGTCGATGCCCGCCGCCGCCAGCGCCTCGTTGAGCACCTCGCCCGAAGGCCCGACGAAAGGCCGTCCCGCTTTGGCCTCCTGCTCGCCAGGCCCCTGGCCGATCAGCATCACCTGCGCGTAGGGATCGCCCTCGCCCCACACCACCTGCGTGCCGGTCAGATGCAGGTCACAGCGGGTGCAGGCCATGCCCTGAGCGCGTAGCTGCGCCATCGTCGTCGTACGTTCGTCCGCCATGCTGCTGTTCCTTTGTCGATTAGTCGTCGCCCGCCTCCGCCTCCAACAGCTCCTCTGTCCGCTCTTCGTCTTCGGCGCTGGGCCGCGCTTCCAGTCCGAATCGGGCCGCGACATCGGGCGCGTAGCGCGGTAGATCGCGGCGAATCCGCAGCAGCGCCAGATCTTTGGACTTTGCCTCAAGCATCACGTCGAACTCCAGATCGTCCGCCATGCGCATGAAGGAGATCAGCTCGAACGGATTCAAAAAATCGGCATGGCCGGTCCAGATCGGCTCTTGCAGCACGGTTTCCGTTTTGCCGGTCTTGCGATTCTTGCGCTTGATCTCGCGCATCTCGGTGCGCGGCGACGAGTAGTGGATTTTAGGCCGCACGCCCTCCGGCCACGATCGGATAAACCGCTCCAGCGTCGGGCGCAGCTCCAGGCTCTCAGGATTGTTGCACCAGTGGTGCTGGTAGTCGAAGACCAGACGCACGCCGGTCTGCTCGTGGATCGAGAGCACGTCGGCGGCGCTGTAGCGAATATCGTCGTTTTCGAGCACCAGCCGTCGACGCACCGGCTCCGGCAAGCGCTGGTAGGTTTCGATCCACCGCTGGCAGCCGCTCCCACGATCGCCGTAGGTGCCGCCGACATGGATCACCAGCACGGCCTCCGGCCCCAGTTCCATACAATCCAGCATTTCGGCCTGCGCTTCCAGATCCCAGATGCTTTTGTCCACCAGCGCCCGGTCGGGGCTGTTGAGCACCACAAACTGCGACGGATGAAACGATAGCCGCAGCCCTTGCGCCCGCGCCAGCGCTCCAAGCTCGCGCAGCTCACGGCGGCATTGCTTGATCTGGCCGTGAAACTGCGGCATGTCGGGATGCGTCACGTATGGCGCAATATCCGACGACATCCGGTACATCGTGATGCTACGACTGTCGAGATACGCGAAGATCTGCCGCAGATAGTCCAGCGATACGCTGAGATGCGGCTCGTTTTGCCAGCGGCGCGCGTCGTTGCTTTTAAGTCCGGGCTGTCCCAGCACTTTGACCGCAAATCCAAAGCGTCGCGCCTGTGTGTTCAATCTTGGACGCTCCTTCGATCTCTACCGTTCTCCTGCGATTGTACGTGCATTTCCGGCCCGAACCCCAGGCCGTCGATAAACTCATTCCACGCGCTGTAGCGCAGCATGCCGCCGCTGGCCTGATCGTGGCCGTGCCCATAGGCAGCGCCCGCATCGGCTGGCGCGTGCTGCCGCAGAAAATCTAGCAGGTTTAGTTCCCTGGGAGCGCGGGCGCTAAAGTTGACGTAGCCCGGCAGGTAGCCGGTATTAACGCCCAGGACGATATACGTCGGCAGCCGCGTGCGCCAGATCTGCGCGATCAGCGGATGGACCTGGCATGGTGTGTGGATGCGGATCGCCGCGACGTTGCCGCTGAATCTGGGCGCGGCCTTTTTCGCCTCGGCAAAGGCGCGATTGACCTCGGTCTTAGCCTGTTTGAGCCGCTCGACTTCGGGAGCGGCTCCGCTGATGATCGCGCGCGGCTCGTCGCTAGTCAGCAGCAGGTGGAGCGCCGGAGTTGTGTCGCCGCTGGCGGAGCGGCGGGGCGCGTTCAGCAGGGTAGTTGCCTCGCGCAGCGGTGTGGCCTTGTAGCGCCGCCTGGCATCGTCCAGCAGCGCGAACGGCGCGCGCTCGCCGATGTCGCTCAGGATGCTGATCGCGGCGATCCAGCACCAGGCGTCAGTGTCCGTCACCGCCGAGGCGCACCAGTAGGCCAGCAGGCCCGCTGTCGGCGTCGGATCGTGGCCGTAACCCGTCAGCAGCGCTGCGTTCGGCGCGACGCCCGCCGGACGGTGGTGGTCGATCAGCAGCGTGGGTACGTCCGCAAGGATCGGCTGGTCGCGGCTGCCCAGGTCGGCGACGATCAGCGCCTGCGGCTTCACGCGGTCAAGGCGGTCGCGGACGCTTGCCGACCAGCCATGCTCACCCTTGCGCGTCACTTCCACCGCGACCGTATGCCCAAGCTGGCGCAGCGCGCGGACGAGGATCGCCCCTGCCGCGATCCCATCCGCGTCGCTATGACATAACACGGCGATGGTCGGCCCGTGGACGAGCCGACCGACGAATGCCCGAAATTGCTGTTGTAGATCGTCTATATCGGCTGCCCGCATCGGATGCTCCTGATCGATCTGTGCCCGGCAGCCTGCGTGCCGCGAGGCCCCTGCGCTACAGCGCCAGCCCGCCGCGTCGCTCGATCAACTGCGCGCCGAGGCCCAGGCTCGCCAGCAGGTAGAAGACGATCAGCCCCGCCGTGGGCGCGATCAGCCCAATGCCGATCACGACTACAAGCTGCGCCGCGACGCCCCACAGCGCGCTGCCGATTGTGACAGCGCCGGTTAGCCGCTGGCCGAGCGCCTGCCCGACCGCTGCCAGTCCCTGGATGTAGGGCAGATGCAGCAGTAGCAAGATCAGCGGCACCAGCAGGAGGCCAACAACTGTCACCGCCAGCAGCGCCAGCAGCGGCAGTGTCAGCAGCGCCAGCAGCACGGTGATCAGCAGGCCCGTCCCAAGCGCCAGCCAGGGCCGATCGGGCAGCACGCGGCTGGTCTGAAGGGTGCGCTGCGGCCACAGCAGCACGACGATTCCCGCGAGCGCCAGGGTGATCAGCGCACCCAGCAGCCCGGTCAGCCCTCGGACAACACCCGGCGATAGCCGATCGGCGCCGCTGCCGATCGCGCCGCTGAGCGCAATGCTCGTCCCAAGCACGCCACGTCGCTCTACCCCAGCAATCTGGTCTGATTGGGACATGATCCACCCGCTGCCGGCCAGGACATCGCCCTGGACCCGCGCGCCGCTCGTGAGCGTGACATCGCCCAGCAGGCTGACGACGTTGCCGCCGACCTGCCCATCGACGACGATGTCGCCCCACAGCGAGACGACATCGCCGCCGATCGAGCCGGTCGCGCGGATCGGCTGCGCGATCGTCGCGATGGTAGCCGCTTGTGGCGCGGATGAGGAATCGGCTTGTTCGGTCCAGCCGAGCAGTGCCCCCGTGCCGAGCACCAGCACGCAGGCGAGCGCTGCCGCGCCAAGAGTGAAGCCGGTGTTGGGTTGACGTAACGAGCGCTGGAGTAAAAACGCGACGATCGCGGCACCGGCGAGGATGACGATCATCGGCCACACGAACGCGGCGGTGATGTCGAGGATGCTCTGAGCGGCAAGGCCGAGCGAGGTTCCGACCCATGCCGATTGTGTGCTGACGCCAAGCAGCAGGCTGGCGACGATCAGCGCGGCAAGGCTGCTACCGGCGATGTACTGGCGGCGCTGACGCTGGCGTGCCTCACGGCGAGCTAT
Protein-coding sequences here:
- a CDS encoding GlsB/YeaQ/YmgE family stress response membrane protein, translating into MGLIIWLIIGGIVGWLASIIMRTDAQQGIILNIIVGIIGALLGGWLFSALLGQPSINQDPLDLGAILVSLLGAIVLLGIVNLFRRGTVR
- a CDS encoding GlsB/YeaQ/YmgE family stress response membrane protein, which codes for MGGIIFWLIFGGLVGWIASKIMGTDAQQGVLLNIIVGIVGAFIGGFLWGMISGDPEPYGFWDIGSWITAIIGACILLFLVGMVTGRRRV
- the mtnP gene encoding S-methyl-5'-thioadenosine phosphorylase — encoded protein: MAHATIGVIGGSGLYDMPGLTDREELELTTPFGSPSDRFVLGTLAGQRLAFLPRHGRGHRLLPTEVPSRANIYAFKELGVQRLISVSAVGSLREKLPPGRMVVPDQLVDRTKGVRPFTFFGAGVVAHVTFDQPFCPELREALCEAIRETQQAVEERATLCVMEGPQFSTLAESELHRRNGFDLIGMTALPEAKLAREAELCYATLALVTDYDCWHPHHDSVTVDAVVQVLQQNVRNAQAVVAALIPLLADAPGCKCGSALQNAIMTPAHLIPAETRERLQLLIGQYLGA
- a CDS encoding flippase, with protein sequence MTATGPISPKLAVAIAVFVAGLVLLALAVPLAVLLSRRRRQTPSQDYAVRLLRNSAVPFAIQLINQAINFGFGLVLYRMLLPTAIADFVFAAFVTTMLLATIAEWGLNIYLTREVARSSTAIEQTFGTALLIRFVLAAVVIPASVLIVLSYNGLQAAGLIEYGFDREGLLLMLILACTVLPGAFSAAVSALFMATERPIVSAVVNLLTNIVSTLLKIGALVLGWGVLGVAWAALAATIASAVLFGVLLLRNWGVPRVRFDRALAGTMLRAGWPLMLNSLLLAVFFRFDVAIIKASRAVELAAYDAAYKYITLTQILPPIVINAVFPLFARQAATDRAALQRAYTYLVRLLLLLALPIATGVTVLAPWLIAIYGAEYVALGAPALAILIWYLPLSYVNGVTQYVLIALDRPRTITVSFGAAAVFNLGFNLAFVPGYGVQAAALATMLSEIVLFVPLWWVLRTEIEPPAVWRLAWRPALAAVGMAVGMLVAGQMHVLLSILLGPLILWGLLLIVGAVQEEDRRLARRVLRRA
- a CDS encoding response regulator — encoded protein: MSITILVLDDDEVIRGLLCEVLQDEGFRVVAAETLPELLKIAPKHADALITDLLLDFEAVGIIAIEQVRKITRPDLPAIICTAALKQSEDHRADILRLGAQLLLKPFTIDELLDMVGRAIKPAVSKQPLLPLHLQTVCA
- a CDS encoding response regulator, translated to MPIRKVQSEQVQPPRTRILIVDDQRELADMLSNVLIDEGYDVTVCSDGREAIRCIKDVQPAALILDIMMPETDGFEVLRQLRSDPSGRRLPVVLMSAAWRSNEKQRQIGTTMDIAPTVVLPKPFELAELDRCLRQLGVSAQQAV
- a CDS encoding PRC-barrel domain-containing protein, encoding MRKGTELVGKPVVAFDSGEQCESIKDLLFDQNNNQLLGFLVDEGGWFSSARVLPLQSIQSIGPDAVIVPAKNAVVNAVQVPEIHRILERNNVLRGTRIMTTDGRDLGTMVDLYFDEQTGAVEGYEVSGGLFADAYSGRSFVPAPQTLKIGEDVAFVPPETADLMEEQVGGIRAAAQSAGETLEDTTARASASLTNTVVDPAEQKAFVVGKSVAQDVATPDGTLLVAQGQSVTPLAAEEAERQGVLDRLYRAAGGRLTAGISQIVQGAVASTTIEQARGRRAQRAVRTNEGVIIAAPSQIVTEVVIDRARTYHKEQELLDAVGLSTGDAAQASASTTATSVGERVQATAQQTRAEAGNLWDRVKASVNDFQTRTEQQTLDHRIKDALGRPVSRVILDPQDRVILNVGELITHQAIDTARQAGVLDILLSSVYDKDPDISTDELRASERGSASLEEREHNAGL
- a CDS encoding UdgX family uracil-DNA binding protein (This protein belongs to the uracil DNA glycosylase superfamily, members of which act in excision repair of DNA. However, it belongs more specifically to UdgX branch, whose founding member was found to bind uracil in DNA (where it does not belong), without cleaving it, appears to promote DNA repair by a pathway involving RecA, rather than base excision.), which produces MADERTTTMAQLRAQGMACTRCDLHLTGTQVVWGEGDPYAQVMLIGQGPGEQEAKAGRPFVGPSGEVLNEALAAAGIDRAKLWITNTIKHWATSLNERGRKVNRAPKAGEVQACRIWLDGELTIVQPKILVCIGAPSAQAVIDKKFKITESRGQWFTGPNGEDVIATFHPSYLIRLRAADPAAYDAAWALVLSDFRAVAARANEHNMTLD
- the uvsE gene encoding UV DNA damage repair endonuclease UvsE, encoding MNTQARRFGFAVKVLGQPGLKSNDARRWQNEPHLSVSLDYLRQIFAYLDSRSITMYRMSSDIAPYVTHPDMPQFHGQIKQCRRELRELGALARAQGLRLSFHPSQFVVLNSPDRALVDKSIWDLEAQAEMLDCMELGPEAVLVIHVGGTYGDRGSGCQRWIETYQRLPEPVRRRLVLENDDIRYSAADVLSIHEQTGVRLVFDYQHHWCNNPESLELRPTLERFIRSWPEGVRPKIHYSSPRTEMREIKRKNRKTGKTETVLQEPIWTGHADFLNPFELISFMRMADDLEFDVMLEAKSKDLALLRIRRDLPRYAPDVAARFGLEARPSAEDEERTEELLEAEAGDD
- a CDS encoding DHH family phosphoesterase; translation: MRAADIDDLQQQFRAFVGRLVHGPTIAVLCHSDADGIAAGAILVRALRQLGHTVAVEVTRKGEHGWSASVRDRLDRVKPQALIVADLGSRDQPILADVPTLLIDHHRPAGVAPNAALLTGYGHDPTPTAGLLAYWCASAVTDTDAWCWIAAISILSDIGERAPFALLDDARRRYKATPLREATTLLNAPRRSASGDTTPALHLLLTSDEPRAIISGAAPEVERLKQAKTEVNRAFAEAKKAAPRFSGNVAAIRIHTPCQVHPLIAQIWRTRLPTYIVLGVNTGYLPGYVNFSARAPRELNLLDFLRQHAPADAGAAYGHGHDQASGGMLRYSAWNEFIDGLGFGPEMHVQSQENGRDRRSVQD